CCAACTTCAATATGTTAAATGAAATGAGCAAAAAAACGGGTTCTTGAACAAATTTTCGTGCTAAAGCATCGAAAAAACCAAGTTTTTTCCCTTCAAAACTTTGTAAATTAAGCCGAAAAAAGCCATTTTCAGATATACGTAACAAACTAAGAATAAGCAATATAAAACTAAGGCTCAGGGTTGCTAAAAAAAATTCCATGTTTTTTAGATACTAAAAAGGCAAATCGTCATCTTCAGAACCGAAATCTTCTAATAATTGATCATTCTGAGCTGAAATATCATCATTGGTGGATTTACCGTAGTTTTCTGCTTGAGCCATGGCAGTAGCTCCATCTTGTTTATTTCCTAGCAAAATAAGGGAATCTACCAATATTTCTGTAATGCGTCTTCTAACATTGTCTTTGTCATCGTATTCCCTATAGCGAATTCTGCCTTCAACAAGAAGTGGAGACCCCTTGCGGACAAAACCTTCTACAATCTCCACCAGATTGCCCCACACCACAATATTGTGCCATTCAGTATTTTCTTTGATGAGACCATCTCTATCTCTGTATCTGTCGGTAGTAGCCAGTGAAAAAGTAGCCCTTTTTCTTCCATCAAAAGATTGAATTT
This window of the Bacteroidales bacterium genome carries:
- the ssb gene encoding single-stranded DNA-binding protein, coding for MKGFNKVILAGNVGRDPEIQSFDGRKRATFSLATTDRYRDRDGLIKENTEWHNIVVWGNLVEIVEGFVRKGSPLLVEGRIRYREYDDKDNVRRRITEILVDSLILLGNKQDGATAMAQAENYGKSTNDDISAQNDQLLEDFGSEDDDLPF